From one Montipora capricornis isolate CH-2021 chromosome 10, ASM3666992v2, whole genome shotgun sequence genomic stretch:
- the LOC138018457 gene encoding fibronectin type 3 and ankyrin repeat domains protein 1-like, which yields MSVPPRPNPPVVGKVTHNSIELYWRPPEALEEGRGDSRLHYCVQEEELGPRSKGFGNVYSGYSMMNVFNGLEARTQYRYRVKCVNDLGSSAWSAVITVSTTKKPMTSEDLQRAVTKGDVETVRNILPGLSWQAVDSPDKFGLSPLMITAQRGYPEVARVLLESSADVNFQSTSGKTALMMACFSGNLEVAQLLRQHDAKWDLVDRTGSTALHWAVDGASLDMIRWMLQNGCIVDTKDETSGWTPLMRVAAVSGNVNVAKVLIHHGANVHTMDKDGKTTLMNAALNGNEALVKLLVKKGVSVMLKSEHGKTALDFAKSFERERVIQFLQEHVEAHRKADHEQKLAEAKERRATRERMSVVVNSVTFETDSN from the exons ATGTCTGTGCCGCCTCGTCCTAACCCTCCAGTTGTTGGAAAGGTGACACACAACAGTATTGAACTGTACTGGAGACCTCCTGAGGCCTTGGAGGAAGGACGTGGTGACAGTAGACTGCATTATTGTGTCCAGGAGGAAGAATTGGGTCCACGCTCTAAGGGATTTGGCAATGTTTATTCAGGATACAGTATGAT GAATGTTTTCAATGGCCTTGAGGCACGCACACAATACAGGTACAGAGTGAAATGTGTGAATGATTTAGGGTCAAGCGCTTGGAGTGCTGTTATAACTGTGTCTACAACAAAGAAACCCATGACTAGTGAAGATTTGCAGAGGGCTGTCACAAAAGGAGATGTAGAAACAGTGCGAAATATTCTTCCTG GTTTGAGTTGGCAGGCTGTGGACTCACCAGATAAGTTTGGTTTGTCTCCCCTTATGATTACAG CACAGAGAGGTTATCCTGAGGTAGCAAGAGTCTTGCTGGAGAGTTCTGCAGATGTCAACTTTCAGAGCACGAGTGGAAAAACGGCTCTCATGATGGCATGTTTCTCAG GTAACTTGGAGGTTGCACAGCTTTTAAGGCAACATGATGCCAAGTGGGATTTAGTTGATCGTACAGGCTCAACTGCACTTCACTGGGCAGTGGATGGTGCTAGTTTGGACATGATCCGTTGGATGCTTCAGAATGGGTGCATTGTGGATACCAAAGATGAAACTTCAG GTTGGACCCCACTCATGAGAGTTGCTGCCGTAAGTGGTAACGTAAATGTAGCAAAAGTTCTTATTCACCATGGAGCAAATGTGCACACGATGGATAAAGATGGAAAAACTACTCTAATGAATGCTGCATTGAATGGCAATGAGGCTCTTGTCAAACTTTTGGTCAAGAAAGGCGTCTCCGTAATGTTGAAATCAGAGCACGGCAAGACAGCGCTGGACTTTGCAAAATCATTCGAACGTGAACGGGTCATTCAGTTTCTTCAAGAGCATGTAGAAGCTCACAGGAAAGCAGACCATGAACAAAAATTAGCAGAGGCCAAGGAGAGACGAGCAACTCGCGAACGGATGTCAGTAGTTGTGAACTCGGTGACATTTGAAACTGACAGCAACTGA
- the LOC138018461 gene encoding transmembrane protein 101-like, which yields MGTLDRTFRILDALGLFIVTRFPFIELFLLLMATGDQAEKTPLGKITNFRDTFRREFILVYFNAFVFFVCGTGMTLDFKRRQCGFAAAVHAIVYTVITLYQQKGHSEYLIVRISVRTVAVCAGYLFVTGGLTDSERGRTKVTQALQLGRQILAFYLFCNAYMIWASEQDRLAHIKNIPGGVAMIYIVIAIYAIPGICIYGGYEAGYFGRIVSWLLVIITVLVDFNAKYWYRSSAHVEFWCQIQHASRNVCVIGSLLLLARIRHW from the exons ATGGGTACTTTAGATAGAACATTCCGTATCCTAGACGCTCTAGGCCTTTTCATCGTGACAAGATTTCCATTTATCGAATTATTCTTGCTTCTTATGGCTACCGGAGATCAAGCCGAAAAGACTCCGCTCGGAAAGATCACCAACTTCAGAGACACGTTTAGGAGGGAGTTCATTCTAGTTTATTTCAATGCTTTCGTCTTCTTTGTTTGTGGAACAGGCATGACCTTGGATTTCAAGAGAAGGCAGTGTGGTTTTGCTGCGGCTGTTCATGCGATAGTTTATACCGTGATCACTCTTTACCAACAAAAGGGTCATTCGGAATATTTGATA GTTAGAATATCCGTAAGAACTGTGGCAGTATGTGCTGGATACCTTTTTGTCACTGGTGGACTCACTGACAGTGAGAGAGGTCGTACAAAGGTGACACAAGCCTTGCAATTGGGTCGTCAAATTCTTGCCTTCTATCTCTTCTGCAATGCATACATGATATGGGCCAGTGAACAGGATCGGCTGGCTCACATCAAGAACATCCCAGGTGGTGTGGCCATGATATACATTGTAATTGCAATTTATGCTATTCCTGGAATCTGTATTTATGGTGGATATGAAGCTGGTTACTTTGGACGTATTGTTTCTTGGCTCTTGGTCATTATCACAGTTCTAGTAGACTTCAATGCTAAATATTGGTACAGAAGTTCTGCCCATGTGGAATTTTGGTGTCAAATACAGCATGCCTCTAGGAATGTTTGTGTGATTGGATCACTGCTTCTTTTAGCAAGAATCAGACATTGGTGA